A window from Pseudomonas alloputida encodes these proteins:
- the selB gene encoding selenocysteine-specific translation elongation factor: MIVGTAGHIDHGKTALLLALTGQAGDQRQEERARGMTIDLGYRYAALSEGAPLTGFIDVPGHERFIHNMLAGAHGIDLVLLVVAADDGVMPQTREHLAIIELLGIPQALVAISKCDRVEPSRLAEVQMQVSELLAPGPYAGARQFPLSSISGEGVDALRQALLEAEAGTRQRSVVGGFRLAVDRAFAVTGAGVVVTGTALAGRVSAGDTLLLGKAGKVVRVRGLHAQNQAALVAEAGQRVALNIAAERLAVEQVHRGDWLVPEWLHAPSVRVDIELYLLPDEKRAFEHFSAVHVHLGTQDVTARVALLEGESLAAGQRMFAQLLLNAPLQAVHGDRLVLRDQRAQRTLGGGKVLDPFAPSRQRRSDARLQQLQVLRDAADLEQALPALLASAPGGISPQRLERQFNRLRETWQLPDDVRVVATRQGQLLFANAQWQALKQQVLEQLARFHEQEPDQLGPDRDRLRRFVALPLERPAFVSLLDELLDDSAIASSGPWLHLPDHKVQLSEADSALWARLQPKLIAGQFDPPWVRTLASEENCAEADVRLLLRKLARLGLVHQVVRDLFYPEATLQRMAALMLGQASETQIVQVAAFRDMLGIGRKRSVQILEYFDRIGLTRRVADQRHIRADSALAQQHARH; the protein is encoded by the coding sequence GTGATCGTTGGTACCGCTGGCCACATCGACCACGGCAAGACCGCACTGCTGCTGGCGCTGACCGGCCAGGCCGGCGACCAGCGGCAAGAAGAGCGCGCCCGCGGCATGACCATCGACCTTGGCTACCGCTATGCGGCGCTGAGCGAAGGCGCGCCGCTGACCGGCTTCATCGATGTGCCGGGCCACGAGCGCTTTATCCACAACATGCTGGCCGGCGCCCATGGCATCGACCTGGTGCTGTTGGTAGTGGCGGCCGACGACGGGGTCATGCCGCAGACCCGTGAGCACCTGGCGATCATCGAGCTGCTGGGCATTCCCCAGGCCTTGGTGGCGATCAGCAAATGCGACCGGGTCGAGCCGTCGCGTCTGGCCGAGGTGCAGATGCAAGTCAGTGAATTGCTGGCGCCTGGGCCCTATGCCGGTGCGCGGCAGTTTCCGCTGTCGAGCATCAGCGGGGAGGGCGTGGACGCGTTGCGTCAGGCCCTGCTGGAGGCCGAAGCAGGTACACGGCAGCGTAGTGTCGTCGGTGGTTTTCGCCTGGCCGTCGACCGTGCGTTTGCGGTTACCGGCGCCGGTGTGGTGGTCACCGGCACGGCACTGGCCGGGCGGGTCAGTGCGGGTGATACGTTGTTGCTGGGCAAGGCCGGCAAGGTGGTGCGCGTGCGTGGTCTGCATGCGCAGAACCAGGCCGCGTTGGTGGCAGAAGCAGGCCAACGGGTGGCGCTGAACATCGCTGCCGAGCGCCTGGCCGTGGAGCAGGTGCACCGGGGCGACTGGCTGGTGCCCGAATGGTTGCATGCGCCCAGTGTTCGGGTGGATATCGAGCTGTACCTGTTACCGGACGAGAAGCGTGCTTTCGAACATTTCAGCGCCGTGCATGTGCACCTCGGCACCCAGGATGTAACGGCCCGGGTCGCCTTGCTCGAAGGCGAAAGCCTGGCTGCCGGCCAACGCATGTTTGCCCAGTTGTTGCTCAACGCGCCGTTGCAGGCCGTGCACGGCGACCGCCTGGTGCTGCGCGATCAGCGCGCCCAACGCACACTGGGCGGCGGCAAGGTGCTCGACCCGTTCGCCCCAAGCCGCCAACGCCGCAGCGATGCCCGTCTGCAGCAGTTGCAGGTGCTGCGCGATGCAGCGGATCTGGAGCAGGCACTGCCAGCACTGCTCGCCAGTGCACCGGGCGGCATTAGCCCGCAGCGACTCGAGCGGCAGTTCAACCGCCTGCGGGAAACCTGGCAGTTACCGGATGATGTGCGGGTGGTGGCCACCCGGCAGGGCCAACTGCTGTTCGCCAACGCTCAATGGCAGGCGCTCAAGCAGCAGGTCCTGGAGCAGTTGGCGCGCTTTCACGAGCAAGAGCCCGACCAGCTTGGCCCTGACCGTGATCGCTTGCGGCGCTTTGTAGCCTTGCCTCTGGAACGGCCGGCATTCGTCAGTTTGCTGGATGAACTGCTCGACGACAGCGCCATCGCCAGCAGCGGGCCATGGCTGCATCTGCCCGATCACAAGGTACAGTTGAGCGAAGCCGACAGTGCATTGTGGGCACGTCTGCAGCCGAAGTTGATCGCAGGGCAATTTGACCCACCCTGGGTCAGGACGCTGGCGAGTGAGGAGAACTGTGCCGAAGCCGATGTGCGCCTGTTACTGCGCAAGTTGGCCCGGCTGGGCCTGGTGCATCAGGTGGTGCGCGACTTGTTCTACCCCGAGGCGACGCTGCAGCGCATGGCAGCGTTGATGCTGGGGCAGGCCAGCGAAACGCAGATAGTGCAGGTTGCCGCGTTTCGCGATATGTTGGGCATCGGTCGCAAGCGCAGTGTGCAGATTCTGGAATACTTCGACCGCATCGGCCTGACCCGGAGGGTGGCCGACCAGCGTCACATCCGCGCCGACAGCGCCCTGGCTCAACAGCACGCCAGGCACTGA
- a CDS encoding alanine/glycine:cation symporter family protein, protein MLEVINDFLSGKLLIVLIVGLGSYFTIRSRFVQFRHFTHMFSVFKESLRGQAGQLSSFQALMLSLAGRVGAGNIAGVGIAVTLGGPGAVFWMWVTALVGMSSSFFECTLAQVYKRADGDGLYRGGPAYYIQHGLKRKSMAIVFSILLLVTYGFAFIGLQSYTVTHSLQNAFAFDPSHTGIVLAVLLAITFIGGIKRIAAVSDLLVPVKTLAYIGVTLYVIGTQIEHVPAMLETIFKSAFGLDPAFAGLLGSAIVMGVKRGVFANEAGLGSAPNVAAVAAVKHPGAQGVVQAFSVFLDTFVICTCTALLILLSGFYTPGFEGDGIVLTQNSLAAVVGDWGRVFVSVALSLFVFTCILYNYYLGENSLQFLSRNRVVLMVFRGLVLALVVWGSMQDLSTVFAFADITMTCLAFVNLVALALLFKVGLRVMRDYDDQRKAGVKQPVFDSSKFADLDLDRNAWPANPQVETATDKAVGQVQTQR, encoded by the coding sequence ATGCTCGAAGTAATCAACGATTTCCTTTCGGGGAAACTCCTCATCGTGCTGATCGTCGGGCTGGGTAGCTACTTCACCATCCGCTCCCGGTTCGTCCAGTTCCGCCACTTCACCCATATGTTCAGCGTGTTCAAGGAATCGCTGCGTGGCCAGGCAGGCCAGCTGAGCTCCTTCCAGGCCCTGATGCTGAGCCTGGCCGGCCGCGTGGGCGCCGGCAACATCGCCGGTGTCGGTATCGCAGTGACCCTGGGTGGCCCTGGTGCCGTGTTCTGGATGTGGGTTACCGCACTGGTGGGCATGTCCAGCAGCTTCTTCGAATGCACCCTGGCCCAGGTGTACAAGCGCGCTGATGGCGACGGCCTGTACCGTGGCGGCCCAGCCTACTACATCCAGCACGGGCTGAAGCGCAAGAGCATGGCCATCGTGTTCTCGATCTTGCTGCTGGTCACCTACGGCTTCGCCTTCATCGGCCTGCAGTCGTACACCGTCACCCACTCGCTGCAGAATGCCTTTGCCTTCGACCCAAGCCACACCGGTATTGTGCTGGCCGTACTGCTGGCCATCACCTTCATCGGCGGCATCAAGCGCATCGCGGCGGTGTCGGACCTGCTGGTACCCGTCAAGACCTTGGCCTACATCGGCGTGACCCTGTACGTGATCGGCACCCAGATCGAACACGTGCCAGCCATGCTGGAAACCATCTTCAAGAGCGCCTTCGGCCTCGACCCGGCGTTTGCCGGCCTGCTCGGCAGCGCCATCGTCATGGGCGTGAAACGTGGCGTGTTCGCCAACGAAGCAGGCCTGGGCAGCGCGCCGAACGTCGCCGCCGTGGCCGCGGTGAAACACCCGGGCGCACAGGGCGTGGTCCAGGCCTTCAGCGTGTTCCTCGACACCTTCGTGATCTGCACCTGCACCGCCTTGCTGATCTTGCTGTCGGGCTTCTACACCCCGGGCTTCGAAGGTGACGGCATCGTCCTGACCCAGAACTCGCTGGCCGCCGTAGTCGGTGACTGGGGGCGCGTGTTCGTCAGCGTGGCGCTGTCGCTGTTCGTCTTCACCTGCATCCTCTACAACTACTACCTCGGCGAGAACAGCCTGCAATTCCTCAGCCGTAACCGCGTAGTGTTGATGGTGTTCCGTGGCCTGGTGCTGGCACTGGTCGTGTGGGGTTCGATGCAAGACCTGTCGACCGTGTTCGCCTTCGCCGACATCACCATGACCTGCCTGGCCTTCGTCAACCTGGTGGCCCTGGCCCTGCTGTTCAAGGTCGGCCTGCGGGTCATGCGCGACTACGACGACCAGCGCAAGGCCGGTGTAAAGCAGCCTGTGTTCGACTCGTCCAAGTTTGCCGACCTGGACCTGGACCGCAATGCCTGGCCTGCCAATCCGCAGGTGGAAACAGCCACTGACAAAGCAGTCGGCCAAGTTCAGACGCAGCGCTGA
- a CDS encoding asparaginase — MLSMRAVKNLLVLYTGGTIGMLETPEGLAPAGGFEARMREHFAQMANAPQVQWTLHELNPLLDSANMQQHNWLAMRDAIVAAVDVAGHDGVLVLHGTDSMAYSAAALSFLLLDLPAPVVLTGSMLPAGVPDSDAWDNLCGALRQFEHGLEDGVQLYFHGQLLHGCRASKLRSEAFDAFAALPRHRDAERADTIPAELGYKQPRKPVNLAVVPVFPGLQAGHLQALIDSGVQGLLLECYGSGTGPSDDQALLNVLSTARQRGVMLAAISQCPEGSVVFDTYAAGNRLRGAGLVSGGGMTREAALGKMVALLGAGLDADAADRWFVLDLCGERA; from the coding sequence ATGCTTTCCATGCGCGCAGTAAAGAATCTTCTCGTTCTCTATACCGGTGGCACCATCGGCATGCTCGAAACCCCGGAAGGCCTGGCACCGGCCGGTGGTTTTGAAGCACGGATGCGTGAACACTTTGCCCAGATGGCCAATGCACCCCAGGTGCAATGGACACTGCACGAGCTGAACCCGCTGCTCGACAGCGCCAATATGCAACAGCACAACTGGCTGGCGATGCGCGATGCCATCGTCGCGGCGGTGGATGTCGCGGGCCACGATGGCGTGTTGGTGCTGCACGGTACCGACAGCATGGCCTACAGCGCTGCTGCGTTGTCGTTCCTGTTGCTGGACCTGCCAGCACCAGTAGTGCTGACCGGCTCGATGCTGCCGGCAGGTGTCCCGGACAGCGATGCCTGGGACAACCTGTGCGGCGCATTGCGCCAGTTCGAACACGGCCTGGAAGATGGCGTGCAGCTGTACTTCCACGGGCAGCTGCTGCATGGCTGTCGGGCGTCGAAGCTACGCAGCGAAGCGTTCGATGCCTTTGCTGCGCTGCCACGCCACCGTGACGCTGAGCGGGCCGATACGATCCCTGCCGAACTGGGCTACAAGCAGCCGCGCAAGCCGGTCAACCTGGCGGTTGTGCCAGTATTCCCGGGGCTTCAGGCCGGGCATTTGCAGGCCTTGATAGACAGCGGTGTGCAGGGTTTGCTGCTGGAGTGCTACGGCAGCGGGACCGGGCCATCTGATGACCAGGCGCTGCTGAATGTGCTGAGCACAGCGCGCCAGCGCGGCGTGATGCTGGCGGCTATCAGCCAGTGCCCGGAAGGCTCGGTGGTGTTCGACACCTATGCAGCGGGCAACCGCTTGCGCGGAGCCGGGCTGGTCAGTGGCGGTGGCATGACCCGTGAAGCAGCCCTGGGCAAGATGGTGGCGCTACTGGGCGCAGGGTTGGATGCTGACGCAGCAGACCGCTGGTTTGTCCTGGATTTGTGTGGCGAGCGGGCTTGA
- a CDS encoding helix-turn-helix domain-containing protein — protein sequence MSDHFATNLKLACSHYRSISEVCRQLSINRAQFNKYLSGQSRPTAFNLKRIGDFFGVEDYELNLPAEQFARLIGARVSPQAQQPSDPISELFRPLHEHGGNLSRYCGYYFEYSNCMSVPGTTLVSLVHLWEERGRFLFERQERQERSSATDQHAEVRCRYLGAAFQLQDRMFLIDYESLTFNEMSQTILIPSFKSRITRLNGLKAGVSSGDRRNPACTRVVWEYLGEEINRINAYRQVKLYRPDDPRIDDDVRERLSVAPLRNGLFEIE from the coding sequence ATGAGCGATCACTTCGCTACAAACCTCAAACTTGCCTGCAGTCACTACCGCTCTATTTCCGAAGTTTGCCGCCAGCTGTCGATCAACCGCGCGCAGTTCAACAAGTACCTGAGCGGGCAAAGCCGTCCGACGGCTTTCAACCTGAAGCGTATCGGCGACTTCTTCGGTGTCGAGGATTACGAACTGAACCTGCCCGCCGAGCAGTTCGCCCGTCTGATCGGTGCGCGGGTATCGCCCCAGGCCCAGCAACCCAGTGACCCGATCAGCGAGTTGTTCCGCCCGTTGCACGAACATGGCGGCAACCTTTCGCGCTATTGCGGTTACTACTTCGAGTACTCCAACTGCATGTCGGTGCCGGGCACGACCCTCGTGTCGCTGGTGCACCTGTGGGAAGAACGCGGCCGTTTTCTGTTCGAGCGCCAGGAACGGCAGGAGCGCTCCAGCGCCACCGATCAGCATGCCGAGGTACGCTGCCGCTACCTGGGGGCGGCGTTCCAGCTGCAGGACCGGATGTTCCTCATCGACTACGAGTCGCTGACGTTCAACGAAATGAGCCAGACCATCCTCATCCCCAGCTTCAAAAGCCGCATTACCCGGCTGAATGGCTTGAAGGCCGGCGTATCCAGCGGCGACCGGCGCAACCCAGCCTGTACCCGGGTGGTGTGGGAATACCTGGGCGAGGAGATCAATCGCATCAATGCGTATCGGCAGGTGAAACTGTACCGGCCGGATGATCCGCGCATAGATGACGATGTGCGTGAGCGATTGAGCGTGGCGCCATTGCGCAATGGTCTGTTCGAGATCGAGTAA